The following proteins are encoded in a genomic region of Arcobacter cloacae:
- a CDS encoding methyltransferase domain-containing protein: MNQQEFWNTKFSKADYFYGINPNEFLASNMKILENHKKLLCLGEGEGRNAIFFAKNGFEVTAIDASNLGLEKLENRAKKENLNIKTICMDLNHWQTNDKYDVIMASYLHMYKNEREELFKKIEDSLNKNAYFIGEFFSTKQLTYNSGGPKDLDLLYTVEDFKEHFNSCQKEIKEEIVVLNEGIGHQGEACVIRVVIKKIS, translated from the coding sequence ATGAATCAACAAGAGTTTTGGAATACAAAGTTTTCAAAGGCTGATTATTTTTATGGAATAAATCCAAATGAATTTTTAGCTTCAAATATGAAGATTTTAGAAAATCATAAAAAGCTTTTATGTTTAGGTGAAGGTGAAGGAAGAAATGCAATATTTTTTGCAAAAAATGGATTTGAAGTTACTGCGATTGATGCATCTAATTTGGGTTTAGAAAAACTTGAAAATAGGGCAAAAAAAGAGAATTTAAATATAAAAACTATTTGTATGGATTTGAATCATTGGCAAACAAATGATAAGTATGATGTAATAATGGCTTCATATTTACATATGTATAAAAATGAAAGGGAAGAGTTATTTAAAAAAATAGAAGATTCTTTGAATAAAAATGCTTATTTTATAGGTGAATTTTTTTCAACAAAACAGCTTACTTATAACAGTGGTGGACCTAAAGATTTAGATTTACTTTATACAGTTGAAGATTTTAAAGAGCATTTTAATAGTTGCCAAAAAGAGATAAAAGAAGAGATAGTTGTTTTAAATGAAGGAATAGGGCATC